In one window of Candidatus Scalindua sp. DNA:
- the rpmF gene encoding 50S ribosomal protein L32, which yields MPNPKRKHSSSRTRKRRAHDALTPPNIPNFESSKKASGFQTNKFICPNCKQIKLPHTVCHNCGHYRGRQVIAVERV from the coding sequence ATGCCAAATCCGAAAAGGAAACATTCAAGTTCAAGAACGAGAAAAAGGCGTGCACATGATGCACTGACGCCTCCGAATATTCCGAACTTTGAATCTTCAAAAAAAGCTTCAGGTTTTCAAACAAACAAGTTTATTTGTCCGAATTGCAAACAGATAAAATTGCCACATACAGTCTGCCATAACTGTGGCCATTACCGCGGTCGTCAAGTGATTGCTGTAGAGAGAGTTTGA